From a single Nostoc sp. MS1 genomic region:
- a CDS encoding glutamate-5-semialdehyde dehydrogenase — protein MTTLQAASSLNEIAQKTRQAASLLAMLSTEAKNSAIAAVASALESAKDEILQANIADCEAATALGIAKPLYKRLQLDEHKLRDAIAGVRDVGKLADPVGQVQIQRELDTGLVLKRITCPLGVLGIIFEARPEAAIQIISLAIKSGNGVILKCGKEAVRSCEAIVKAVKQGLSTTDVNPDVVQLLTTREETLELLRLDKYVDLIIPRGSNSFVRFVQENTRIPVLGHADGICHIYIDKAADLEKAVAVTVDAKVQYPAACNAIETLLVHESIAAQFLPQVAQALAQRQVESRGDERTLEILPDIAAATALDWETEYSDFILSIKIVDSLTDAIAHINQYGSRHTDAIITEDHAAVATFFGLVNSAGVFHNCSTRFADGFRYGFGAEVGISTQQMPPRGPVGLEGLVTYKYQMTGAGHIVATYTGAEAKPFTHKDF, from the coding sequence ATGACTACTTTACAAGCTGCATCTTCCCTGAATGAAATTGCCCAGAAAACTCGTCAGGCTGCGAGTTTGTTGGCGATGTTGTCTACTGAGGCGAAAAATAGTGCGATCGCGGCTGTGGCTTCTGCTTTAGAATCGGCTAAGGATGAGATATTACAGGCAAATATTGCTGATTGTGAAGCGGCGACGGCTCTTGGTATTGCTAAACCACTATATAAGCGGTTGCAATTGGATGAACATAAATTAAGAGATGCGATCGCTGGGGTGCGGGATGTCGGTAAACTAGCAGATCCAGTGGGACAAGTGCAAATTCAGCGCGAACTGGATACTGGGTTAGTTCTCAAACGGATAACTTGTCCTTTGGGTGTGTTGGGGATTATTTTTGAAGCGCGTCCCGAAGCCGCCATCCAAATTATCTCCTTGGCTATTAAGTCTGGGAATGGCGTAATTCTCAAATGTGGGAAGGAAGCTGTGCGTTCCTGTGAGGCCATAGTCAAAGCTGTCAAACAAGGGTTATCTACAACAGATGTTAACCCTGATGTGGTGCAGTTACTCACAACTAGGGAAGAAACCTTAGAACTTTTGCGCCTAGATAAATATGTAGACTTAATTATTCCCAGAGGTTCCAATTCCTTTGTGCGGTTCGTGCAGGAAAATACTCGTATTCCTGTACTTGGTCACGCCGACGGTATTTGTCATATATATATAGATAAGGCTGCCGATTTAGAGAAAGCAGTTGCCGTGACTGTTGATGCTAAAGTACAGTATCCAGCTGCTTGTAATGCCATTGAAACTTTACTCGTACATGAATCAATTGCCGCACAATTCTTACCACAAGTCGCCCAGGCATTGGCACAACGTCAGGTAGAATCGCGGGGCGATGAGCGTACCTTAGAAATATTACCTGATATTGCCGCAGCCACAGCCCTAGACTGGGAAACAGAGTACAGCGATTTTATCTTGTCAATTAAGATTGTAGACTCATTAACGGATGCGATCGCTCATATCAATCAATACGGTTCCCGCCATACCGATGCCATTATCACCGAAGATCATGCAGCCGTCGCCACCTTCTTTGGCTTAGTCAACTCAGCCGGAGTCTTCCACAACTGTTCTACTCGCTTCGCCGATGGTTTCCGCTACGGTTTTGGTGCAGAAGTAGGCATTAGTACTCAACAAATGCCCCCCCGTGGCCCCGTAGGTTTAGAAGGACTAGTCACATATAAATATCAAATGACAGGCGCAGGACACATCGTCGCCACCTACACAGGCGCAGAGGCTAAACCATTTACTCATAAGGATTTTTAG
- a CDS encoding response regulator transcription factor — MSITMVGKILIVEDSPSELELMSRYLQDSGYNVIKAAGAKEAMEKALLENPDAIVTDVVMPGMSGFELCRSLKKHPQTEKLPIVICSSKNLEIDRLWAMKQGADAYITKPYTQENLLRTIKSVVIRNS, encoded by the coding sequence ATGAGTATTACAATGGTTGGCAAAATCTTGATTGTTGAAGACTCACCTAGTGAATTAGAACTGATGAGTCGTTATTTACAAGATAGTGGTTATAACGTTATTAAAGCTGCTGGTGCAAAAGAAGCAATGGAGAAGGCTTTATTAGAAAATCCTGATGCCATTGTTACTGATGTCGTGATGCCAGGAATGAGTGGATTTGAATTATGCCGTTCCTTGAAAAAACACCCACAAACAGAGAAATTGCCAATAGTAATTTGCAGCTCTAAAAATTTAGAAATAGACCGTTTGTGGGCGATGAAACAAGGGGCTGATGCTTATATTACAAAACCATATACTCAGGAAAACTTGTTGCGTACTATTAAATCAGTTGTAATTCGTAATTCGTAA
- a CDS encoding response regulator → MGTSSINNYKLNHKLHPLSLLAQLTSRHATGCLRVFTDTTSWSINLDGGKLTYASYSDKLFERLDNQLRRLSQKIPTLNSATRIQMRLMFEPKSENQSIIYADYQAICWLVEQNHITSKQAAVLIEELAKEVIETFLLIKEGSYEFFPDVTWEELPKFCHLDLRLIVEHCQKQLRNRHRTPAINTGGGSQVLPSTRPVSPPVSQNNHQEVKDNSQQTTPPSLVRKTLYTIACIDDSLTVLNSIKSFLDENVFTVVTINDPVKALMQILRSKPDLILLDVEMPNLDGYELCSLLRRHSAFKNTPIIMVTGRTGFIDRAKAKMVRSSGYLTKPFDQSELLKMVFKHIG, encoded by the coding sequence ATGGGTACATCTTCTATCAATAACTACAAGTTAAATCATAAACTACATCCCCTATCTCTTTTGGCTCAACTCACCAGCCGCCATGCTACAGGCTGCTTACGTGTATTTACAGATACCACATCTTGGTCAATTAATTTAGATGGGGGTAAGCTTACCTATGCTTCTTACTCAGATAAGCTGTTTGAACGTTTGGATAACCAACTGCGGCGCTTAAGTCAAAAAATCCCTACTCTCAATAGCGCCACTCGTATTCAAATGCGGTTGATGTTTGAACCTAAAAGTGAAAATCAATCTATAATCTATGCAGATTATCAAGCCATTTGCTGGTTAGTTGAGCAAAATCATATTACATCTAAACAAGCAGCCGTCCTTATAGAAGAATTAGCAAAAGAAGTTATCGAAACTTTTCTACTCATCAAAGAGGGAAGTTATGAATTTTTTCCTGATGTGACTTGGGAAGAACTCCCCAAATTCTGTCATTTAGATTTGCGTTTAATAGTTGAACATTGTCAAAAGCAACTCCGAAATCGTCATCGGACTCCAGCTATTAATACAGGTGGTGGTTCGCAAGTTCTACCATCAACTAGACCTGTATCACCGCCTGTATCTCAAAACAATCATCAAGAAGTAAAAGACAATTCTCAACAAACAACACCGCCATCTTTAGTTAGAAAAACCTTATATACTATTGCTTGTATTGATGATAGTCTCACCGTCTTAAATTCCATCAAAAGCTTTTTGGATGAGAATGTATTTACAGTTGTCACTATTAATGATCCAGTTAAAGCTTTAATGCAAATTCTGCGGAGTAAACCAGACTTAATTTTACTCGATGTGGAAATGCCAAATTTAGATGGTTATGAGTTATGTTCTCTTTTGCGGAGACATTCAGCATTTAAAAATACACCTATTATTATGGTGACGGGAAGAACGGGATTTATAGATAGGGCTAAAGCCAAAATGGTCAGGTCTTCAGGATATTTAACTAAGCCTTTTGATCAGTCAGAATTACTGAAAATGGTATTTAAACATATTGGGTAA
- a CDS encoding FAD-dependent oxidoreductase has protein sequence MKRRHQVAFLYTSLISLSLVSGYLIPATIVAAPPRTPDKTVSCDILVVGGGLSGVATAYEGLLAGRRVCLTEITDWLGGQISSQGTSALDERPTQSQRKFYSRGYLELRNRIQKKYGELNPGDCWVSESCFLPRDAHTIMVQMLRDAEKRGKGKLEWFPNTVIKDLEISQGKLINSAIAIQHQPAKGAPPINTLPLSQTIEDAYHYSNSSRFTKTIIRLVPQQTKGNAPKWYVVDTSETGEIIALADVPYRLGIDARSYLEPSSSSTKNDPYCTQGFTYTFAMEATKEPQPQKMPPYYLQYSPYFSYELPRLADFGLVFTYRRIWDVDKGQQVTFNGVKYTAPTPGDISMQNWTWGNDYRPGTAQDNLIYTRQQLQGTGQLKPGGWMGGLRTESLRKAEEKAYSFYYWLVQGTTDSQLGEGVKRPQTNNRFVSGLDSPMGTVHGLSKYPYMREGRRIIGRPSWGQPTGFSIWEIDISRRNYNDEYYRKTLPADMYRRLRAALAGLEATSVISGQVSPDKAMRRTRSTIFPDAIGIGHYAIDFHPCMEKSPPEAPGNRERPGERRGAGQAYPFQIALRAMIPQKIDNLIVGGKSIATSHIAAAAYRVHSFEWSAGAAAGTVAAFSLKNGVAPYQLVDDLPKPEPQLQALKRLLEKNGNPTAFPDTSIFNENWEDWR, from the coding sequence ATGAAGCGCAGACATCAAGTAGCCTTTCTCTACACATCACTCATCAGTCTCAGCTTAGTCTCCGGCTACCTCATACCTGCTACCATTGTCGCTGCACCACCAAGAACCCCAGATAAAACAGTAAGCTGTGACATTTTAGTTGTCGGTGGTGGACTTTCTGGTGTCGCCACAGCCTACGAGGGTTTACTCGCAGGGAGAAGGGTATGCTTGACGGAAATTACCGACTGGTTGGGAGGGCAAATTTCTTCTCAGGGAACCTCAGCTTTAGATGAACGCCCGACGCAAAGTCAACGTAAATTCTATTCTCGCGGTTATTTGGAACTGCGTAACCGGATTCAAAAAAAATATGGTGAACTCAACCCCGGAGACTGTTGGGTGAGTGAGTCCTGTTTTTTACCCCGTGATGCCCATACAATTATGGTGCAAATGCTGAGGGATGCAGAGAAGCGGGGTAAGGGGAAACTGGAATGGTTCCCAAACACGGTAATTAAGGATTTGGAAATTTCTCAGGGTAAGTTAATTAATAGCGCGATCGCCATTCAACATCAACCAGCCAAAGGCGCACCCCCCATTAACACCCTACCCTTATCACAAACAATTGAAGACGCTTATCACTACAGCAACTCATCCCGGTTTACCAAAACTATTATCCGCCTAGTTCCCCAACAAACTAAGGGCAATGCCCCGAAATGGTATGTAGTTGATACCAGCGAAACAGGCGAAATAATTGCCCTGGCTGATGTTCCCTACCGCTTAGGCATTGATGCCCGTTCCTATCTGGAACCTTCTTCTTCCAGTACCAAAAATGACCCCTATTGTACTCAAGGGTTTACTTACACCTTTGCAATGGAGGCTACTAAGGAACCGCAGCCGCAGAAAATGCCCCCCTATTATCTGCAATATTCACCCTATTTCAGCTATGAACTACCAAGGTTAGCAGATTTTGGCTTAGTTTTCACCTACCGCCGCATCTGGGATGTCGATAAAGGACAACAAGTTACTTTCAACGGTGTGAAATATACCGCCCCCACACCTGGGGATATTTCTATGCAGAACTGGACATGGGGTAACGACTATCGCCCAGGTACAGCCCAAGATAATCTAATTTATACGCGCCAACAACTACAAGGTACTGGACAGTTAAAACCAGGTGGTTGGATGGGAGGACTGCGAACCGAAAGCCTCCGCAAAGCTGAAGAAAAAGCCTATTCCTTCTATTACTGGTTAGTACAGGGAACCACCGACTCCCAATTAGGGGAAGGCGTAAAGCGTCCTCAAACAAATAACCGCTTTGTCTCAGGGTTAGACTCCCCAATGGGAACAGTGCATGGCTTATCAAAATACCCTTATATGCGCGAAGGTAGGCGCATCATCGGCCGCCCTAGTTGGGGACAACCCACAGGCTTTAGCATTTGGGAAATTGATATTTCTCGCCGCAACTACAACGACGAATACTACCGTAAAACCCTACCCGCCGATATGTATCGTCGCTTAAGAGCCGCATTAGCAGGTTTAGAAGCAACATCAGTTATTTCTGGGCAAGTTTCCCCAGATAAAGCCATGCGCCGTACTCGCTCTACCATTTTCCCCGATGCTATAGGCATTGGTCACTATGCAATAGACTTTCACCCCTGCATGGAGAAAAGCCCACCAGAAGCACCCGGTAATAGAGAACGCCCTGGAGAAAGACGCGGTGCAGGACAAGCCTATCCCTTCCAAATAGCGCTACGGGCGATGATTCCCCAAAAAATTGATAATTTAATAGTAGGTGGTAAAAGTATCGCCACCAGCCACATCGCTGCGGCGGCTTACAGAGTCCACTCCTTTGAATGGTCTGCTGGCGCGGCTGCGGGAACTGTAGCGGCTTTTTCTCTCAAAAATGGAGTCGCACCCTACCAATTAGTAGACGACTTACCCAAACCCGAACCCCAACTCCAAGCCCTCAAACGCCTTCTAGAAAAAAACGGCAACCCCACAGCCTTCCCTGATACTTCCATCTTTAACGAGAATTGGGAAGATTGGCGGTAG
- a CDS encoding methyl-accepting chemotaxis protein translates to MINKTDIAKGGDAQKKASLISTVKSTDGIGQISSKLNQLVNYKNWLFYYQSLSLKTKAVILAIALGTLPILTVGAIAYNLLNKSITQQITKTQQTAAIKLTDTANRFMLERYADIQFISQLPFFTNTQLSNKTSKEEKQAVLDSLVQTYQNYESIAVFDTKGEVIAQSTGEILYNQKDQSYFQEILQKETPLIQQVDISSIYIAVPVKDSINNQIVAVVLAKMPIKSLETVMQNYTVNGNTYSLLDNSGTIFLSPEKELIGKEAKANYPKLATRLDGKQVASFVTVPKTNQKQVLLSYVPPQNLAGLPNLNWQVLMTADADVLFQSQTQLLWTILLGTGVTACGVGAIAAWLAQRTTQPLLDATSALAKLGQGEFTTRVEINREDELGTLATNINQVGEHLQIVSKHRGFVVTNPDHEWQPQDALQLQLLELLSNVEGVAKGDLTVRADVTAGEIGTVADFFNSIVENLRDIVTQVKQAAGQLNTAIGSNEGAIRQLAEEALTQAAEINRTLDAVDKMTHSMQAVADSAQQAATVANHAAITATKSGQAMDLTVQNILSLRETVGETAKKVKRLGESSQQISRVVSIINQIATQTNLLAINAGIEAARAGEDGEGFGVVAEEIGELAARSAIATQEIEQIVENIQRETSEVVKAMEVGTTQVVEGTIIVEEAKQSLSQILDVSRQIDSLIQSISTATVSQVETSQTVSRLMQDISSVSKRSSDSSRLVAQSLKQTVEISHQLQKAVGTFKVS, encoded by the coding sequence ATGATTAATAAAACTGACATAGCTAAAGGTGGTGATGCTCAAAAGAAAGCATCATTGATTTCTACCGTAAAATCTACCGATGGTATAGGACAGATTTCTAGTAAATTAAATCAACTTGTTAATTATAAAAATTGGCTATTTTATTACCAAAGCTTGAGCCTAAAAACAAAAGCTGTAATTTTAGCGATCGCCCTCGGTACACTCCCCATTTTAACCGTCGGCGCGATCGCCTATAATCTCCTCAACAAATCAATTACTCAACAAATCACCAAAACCCAGCAAACAGCAGCGATTAAATTAACAGACACAGCTAATCGCTTCATGTTGGAACGTTATGCAGATATTCAATTTATCTCCCAACTTCCATTTTTTACTAATACTCAACTGAGTAATAAGACAAGTAAAGAAGAAAAACAAGCTGTCCTCGATAGTCTTGTGCAAACTTACCAAAATTACGAAAGTATTGCGGTATTCGATACTAAAGGGGAAGTGATAGCCCAGTCTACAGGCGAGATTTTATATAATCAAAAAGACCAAAGCTATTTTCAAGAGATTCTGCAAAAAGAAACTCCACTCATTCAACAAGTAGATATATCAAGTATTTACATAGCCGTACCAGTTAAAGATAGTATTAACAATCAAATTGTGGCTGTAGTACTAGCCAAAATGCCCATTAAATCCTTAGAAACAGTGATGCAAAACTACACTGTTAACGGGAATACATATAGTTTGCTGGATAACTCAGGCACAATTTTTCTCAGTCCTGAAAAAGAACTTATAGGTAAAGAAGCCAAAGCCAATTATCCCAAATTAGCCACACGCTTAGATGGCAAACAAGTTGCTAGTTTCGTCACGGTTCCTAAAACTAATCAAAAACAAGTATTACTAAGTTACGTACCCCCGCAAAATTTAGCAGGACTACCTAACTTAAACTGGCAAGTATTAATGACTGCCGATGCAGATGTGCTATTCCAATCACAAACACAACTGCTGTGGACAATTCTTTTAGGTACAGGAGTAACAGCTTGTGGAGTAGGTGCGATCGCAGCTTGGTTGGCACAGCGTACCACACAACCCCTATTAGATGCGACCTCTGCCTTAGCAAAACTCGGTCAAGGGGAATTTACTACTCGTGTAGAAATTAATCGGGAAGATGAATTAGGTACATTGGCAACAAATATTAATCAAGTCGGCGAACATTTACAAATTGTCTCCAAACACCGAGGTTTTGTAGTTACCAACCCTGACCACGAATGGCAACCCCAAGACGCTTTACAATTACAACTCTTAGAACTCCTCAGTAACGTTGAAGGCGTAGCCAAAGGTGACTTAACAGTTCGCGCCGATGTCACAGCCGGGGAAATTGGTACAGTCGCCGACTTCTTCAACTCCATAGTCGAAAACCTCCGCGATATCGTTACCCAAGTTAAACAAGCCGCAGGTCAATTAAATACTGCCATTGGTTCCAACGAAGGCGCAATACGCCAACTCGCAGAAGAAGCCCTCACCCAAGCCGCCGAAATCAACCGCACCTTAGACGCAGTTGATAAAATGACCCACTCCATGCAGGCTGTAGCCGACAGCGCCCAACAAGCCGCTACAGTCGCCAACCATGCAGCTATCACCGCTACCAAGAGTGGACAAGCAATGGACTTGACTGTACAAAACATCTTGTCTTTGCGGGAAACCGTCGGTGAAACCGCCAAGAAAGTCAAACGCCTGGGAGAATCTTCCCAACAAATTTCCCGCGTCGTCTCCATCATCAATCAAATCGCCACCCAAACCAACCTCCTTGCCATCAACGCCGGTATTGAAGCCGCCCGTGCTGGGGAAGATGGCGAAGGCTTTGGTGTAGTAGCTGAAGAAATCGGTGAACTAGCTGCCAGAAGCGCCATAGCTACCCAAGAAATCGAGCAAATTGTCGAGAACATTCAACGGGAAACCAGCGAAGTAGTTAAGGCGATGGAAGTAGGAACTACCCAAGTTGTAGAAGGGACAATAATTGTCGAAGAAGCCAAACAAAGCCTGAGTCAAATATTAGATGTATCCCGCCAAATCGACTCATTAATCCAATCAATTTCCACCGCCACCGTATCCCAAGTAGAAACATCACAAACCGTCAGCCGACTCATGCAGGATATCTCTTCTGTCTCCAAACGCAGCAGCGACTCCTCCCGCCTAGTAGCCCAATCTCTTAAACAAACTGTAGAAATTTCTCATCAGCTACAAAAAGCTGTTGGTACTTTTAAAGTGAGTTAA
- a CDS encoding hybrid sensor histidine kinase/response regulator: MSKDKELEIQMQFLEEATDYINTLEGVLLEIDTSHRIDLEKMNAALRAAHSIKGGAAMMGFRALSDLSHRLEDAFKVLKTRKNSLEIDTQLQSLLLSAVDWLRQIVELLGEGNAVEEDWLTTFCHPVFDELRDRLGEPSPEDAATMLSPEEGQDIVPLLFETEVEGCLQRLESVLADKDQPCLQEEVAIMAAELGGLGEMLQLTAFTQLCESIKYHIENANGNITEIAQLALQTWRRSQALVLTNQRDSLPTKLQFGEVVNLPVPTLSLPPQEIEETPEIFIENELIAEDFTAIDQEINHDLAIIEFPDFLTEFAKENTITDYTLTNNKDREYQENTVRVPSKQLEQINDLFGELIIQRNGLNSQIEKLRKLVRNLNQRVQTLERENQELRTINERKISKTLVNAHSGGEYPKESEFDALEMDRYNELNLRSQTLTETIVQVQEVTTDIQLGLDDTDHVARKLNKTSKQLQTKLNHIRMRPMSDLVERFPRAIRDLNVEYGKSVQLKITGGNTLIERSILEALNEPLMHLLRNAFDHGIEEPATRQALGKPEQGLIEITATHRSNRTIITMRDDGRGIALDKIRTRAQAMGIDATLLTNATDEELLSLIFEPGFSTSEKVTSLSGRGVGMDVVRNNLKLVRGDITVDTEPGVGTTFTLSVPFTLSIARVLLVETNKMLLAFPTDVVTELFILQNEQVFPMAGNEVLNWQGSMLPLIRLSRHLEFNCPRYDSPELETPPAINAHSVLIVKGNNQPVAILVDRCWGEQEVAIRQVEGNIPLPQGFNNCTILGDGRVVALVNINELLYKVATNQRPAKNHQSSATLKTPFLFFDSAKLPQPPTSNKGTILIIDDSINVRRFLALTLEKGGYQVEQAKDGEDAWEKLEHGLKVQAVICDIEMPRLDGYGFLDRINSHFDTKKIPVAMLTSRSSNKHRQLAMQLGARAYFSKPYNEQELLGTLEEIISNVVVTATSN; the protein is encoded by the coding sequence ATGTCAAAAGATAAAGAATTAGAAATCCAGATGCAATTTCTGGAAGAAGCCACAGATTACATTAATACTCTAGAAGGGGTATTGCTGGAAATCGATACAAGTCACCGCATTGACTTAGAGAAAATGAACGCTGCGTTGCGTGCCGCCCACTCAATTAAAGGTGGGGCAGCAATGATGGGATTTCGCGCTTTGAGTGATTTATCCCATCGTTTGGAAGACGCTTTTAAAGTTTTAAAAACTCGCAAAAACTCTCTAGAAATTGATACCCAATTACAGAGTTTATTACTTTCTGCTGTTGATTGGTTGCGGCAAATTGTGGAGTTATTAGGAGAAGGTAATGCTGTAGAAGAAGATTGGTTAACTACATTTTGTCACCCAGTCTTCGATGAATTGCGCGATCGCCTGGGTGAGCCTAGCCCTGAAGATGCTGCTACTATGCTATCACCAGAGGAGGGACAAGACATTGTACCTCTGTTGTTTGAAACCGAGGTGGAAGGCTGTTTGCAGCGTCTAGAGTCGGTTTTGGCAGACAAAGACCAACCTTGTTTACAAGAAGAAGTTGCCATCATGGCGGCTGAATTGGGTGGGTTGGGGGAAATGTTGCAATTAACAGCATTTACCCAACTTTGTGAATCCATCAAATATCATATAGAAAATGCTAACGGCAACATTACAGAAATTGCCCAGTTAGCTTTACAAACATGGAGGCGATCGCAAGCTCTGGTTTTAACAAATCAACGCGATAGTTTACCGACAAAGCTTCAGTTTGGTGAAGTGGTTAATCTTCCTGTACCTACTTTATCCCTACCACCACAGGAGATAGAAGAAACACCAGAAATATTTATTGAAAATGAATTAATTGCTGAAGATTTCACAGCCATAGACCAAGAAATTAATCATGATTTAGCTATTATAGAATTTCCCGATTTTCTGACGGAATTTGCTAAAGAAAATACCATAACAGATTATACATTAACTAATAACAAAGACCGGGAATATCAAGAAAATACAGTCCGAGTTCCCAGTAAGCAATTAGAGCAAATCAACGATTTATTTGGTGAGTTAATTATCCAACGTAATGGACTCAACTCCCAAATAGAAAAATTGCGGAAACTGGTGCGGAACTTAAATCAACGAGTGCAGACACTTGAGCGAGAAAATCAAGAATTACGCACAATTAATGAAAGAAAAATCAGCAAAACTTTGGTAAATGCTCATAGTGGTGGAGAGTACCCCAAAGAGAGCGAATTTGATGCCTTGGAGATGGATCGGTATAATGAGTTGAATTTGCGATCGCAAACCCTCACAGAAACCATCGTCCAAGTCCAAGAAGTCACCACAGATATTCAACTTGGTCTTGACGACACAGATCATGTCGCTCGTAAACTTAATAAAACATCAAAACAATTACAAACCAAGCTCAATCATATCCGTATGCGCCCCATGTCGGATTTAGTTGAGCGTTTTCCTAGAGCCATCCGCGACTTAAATGTAGAATATGGCAAAAGTGTACAATTAAAAATTACAGGTGGTAACACCTTAATTGAACGCAGCATTTTAGAAGCATTAAATGAGCCTTTAATGCACCTCTTAAGGAATGCTTTTGATCATGGTATCGAAGAACCAGCCACCCGTCAGGCATTAGGCAAACCAGAACAAGGCTTAATCGAAATTACCGCCACTCACCGCAGTAATCGTACCATTATTACCATGCGTGATGACGGTCGCGGCATTGCTTTAGACAAAATTCGCACCCGCGCCCAAGCAATGGGGATAGATGCAACTCTACTCACTAACGCTACTGACGAAGAACTGCTATCACTGATTTTTGAACCAGGGTTCAGCACCTCAGAAAAAGTTACATCTTTGTCTGGGCGTGGTGTGGGGATGGATGTAGTTCGTAATAACCTCAAACTGGTGCGTGGCGACATCACAGTTGATACTGAACCAGGAGTAGGAACAACCTTTACCCTATCAGTACCCTTTACCTTATCCATCGCCAGAGTTTTGTTAGTAGAAACTAACAAAATGCTGTTAGCATTTCCTACCGACGTAGTTACAGAACTCTTCATACTACAAAACGAGCAAGTTTTCCCAATGGCTGGTAACGAAGTCCTCAATTGGCAAGGAAGCATGTTACCCCTAATTCGCTTGAGTCGCCACCTAGAATTTAACTGTCCCCGCTACGATAGCCCCGAACTAGAAACACCTCCAGCCATTAACGCCCACAGCGTCCTCATAGTTAAAGGTAATAATCAACCTGTAGCCATCTTAGTAGACCGTTGTTGGGGTGAACAAGAAGTAGCTATCCGTCAAGTGGAGGGCAATATTCCCTTACCCCAAGGCTTTAATAACTGCACCATTTTAGGTGATGGTCGAGTTGTAGCATTAGTTAATATCAACGAACTGCTGTATAAAGTTGCCACAAATCAACGCCCTGCCAAAAATCATCAATCATCAGCCACCTTAAAAACACCATTCCTCTTTTTTGATAGTGCCAAACTACCACAACCTCCTACTTCCAACAAAGGCACAATTTTAATCATTGATGACTCAATTAATGTCCGTCGTTTCCTAGCATTAACCTTAGAAAAAGGAGGGTATCAGGTAGAACAAGCCAAAGATGGCGAAGATGCTTGGGAGAAATTAGAACATGGTTTGAAAGTACAAGCTGTAATTTGTGATATTGAAATGCCACGTCTTGATGGTTATGGCTTTTTAGACCGGATAAATTCTCACTTTGATACTAAAAAAATTCCAGTTGCAATGCTGACTTCTCGCAGTAGTAATAAACATCGACAACTGGCGATGCAGTTAGGTGCTAGGGCTTATTTTTCTAAACCTTATAACGAGCAAGAATTACTCGGTACGTTGGAGGAAATTATTTCTAATGTGGTAGTAACAGCAACTTCTAATTGA
- a CDS encoding chemotaxis protein CheW, giving the protein MDNSQTVLTTQSPQNKSKDGYLKFYLNQQTAAILAMNHTQEAVIIPVESITAMPSMPACVLGLMNWRSRIIWTVDLPKMLNLESLENRLHQYSVIVIKVESMLLGLVVQEIKGIIKFMPEDIRSPIGQVASSLVPYLRGCVTQQEETLLVLDAQAIVNSSVIVGN; this is encoded by the coding sequence ATGGATAATTCTCAAACTGTATTGACTACTCAGTCACCTCAAAATAAATCAAAAGATGGTTATCTTAAATTCTACTTAAATCAACAAACTGCCGCTATTTTAGCGATGAATCATACCCAAGAGGCAGTGATTATTCCTGTAGAATCTATTACGGCAATGCCAAGTATGCCTGCTTGTGTCTTAGGTTTGATGAATTGGCGTAGTCGGATAATTTGGACAGTTGATTTACCAAAAATGCTCAATCTGGAGTCTTTAGAAAACAGATTACATCAATATAGTGTGATTGTAATTAAAGTTGAATCTATGCTCTTGGGTTTAGTAGTACAAGAGATTAAAGGCATAATTAAATTTATGCCTGAAGATATTCGTTCACCTATTGGGCAAGTGGCATCTAGTTTAGTTCCTTATTTACGTGGTTGTGTTACCCAACAGGAAGAAACTCTACTCGTATTAGATGCTCAAGCGATTGTAAATTCTTCTGTAATTGTTGGCAATTAA
- the clpS gene encoding ATP-dependent Clp protease adapter ClpS: MVTKLSIAVYAMSTAPTIAPERSNQTVQKPYPNYKVIVLNDDFNTFQHVAECLMKYIPGMTGDLAWDLTNQVHFEGQAIVWVGPQEPAELYHQQLRRAGLTMAPLEAA, from the coding sequence ATGGTTACAAAACTTTCGATAGCTGTTTACGCTATGAGTACAGCGCCAACCATAGCCCCCGAACGGTCTAATCAAACTGTCCAAAAGCCTTATCCTAATTACAAGGTAATTGTGTTAAATGATGACTTTAATACTTTTCAACACGTTGCTGAGTGTTTGATGAAATATATTCCTGGTATGACTGGTGATTTAGCTTGGGATCTCACTAATCAAGTACATTTTGAGGGACAAGCGATCGTTTGGGTAGGGCCACAAGAACCAGCAGAATTGTATCATCAACAATTGCGTAGGGCAGGCCTGACAATGGCTCCCTTAGAGGCGGCTTAA